A single Brachybacterium sillae DNA region contains:
- the lpdA gene encoding dihydrolipoyl dehydrogenase, with product MSDTSDQSYDLVILGGGSGGYAAALRAAQLDMKVALIEKDKLGGTCLHRGCVPTKTLLHVAEMADAPHEASSFGVDLSLNSIDTEKVASFKEKIIGRLYKGLQGLVKASAIDYIEGYGKLTGTHTVTVETSEGSREVTGKNVLLASGSYSKTLPGLELGGRILDSEAALQLPEIPKNPIILGGGVIGVEFASLWKSFGAESVTIIEGLPHLVANEDESLSKALERAFKKRKIAFSLGTFFEKAEQTDSGVKVTLADGKEFEGDYLLVAVGRGPNTQGLGYEEQGIEMDRGFVIVNKETLETNVKGVYAAGDIVPGLQLAHRGFQQGIFVAEQIAGLNPRPIVESGIPRVTYCEPNIGSVGLTEKQAAEQFGEDGYSTYEYNLGGNGKSQVLGTSGFVKLIREKDGPVVGIHMIGSRMSEQIGEAQLIVNWEAHPEDVAALIHAHPTQNEAMGEAHLALAGKPLHSHA from the coding sequence GTGTCCGATACGTCTGACCAGTCCTACGACCTCGTGATCCTGGGCGGTGGCAGCGGTGGGTACGCCGCCGCTCTCCGCGCCGCGCAGCTGGACATGAAGGTCGCCCTCATCGAGAAGGATAAGCTCGGCGGCACCTGCCTCCACCGCGGATGCGTCCCCACCAAGACGCTGCTGCACGTGGCCGAGATGGCCGATGCCCCGCATGAGGCCTCCAGCTTCGGCGTGGACCTCAGCCTCAACTCCATCGACACGGAGAAGGTCGCCTCCTTCAAGGAGAAGATCATCGGCCGTCTCTACAAGGGCCTGCAGGGCCTGGTGAAGGCCTCCGCCATCGACTACATCGAGGGCTACGGCAAGCTCACCGGCACCCACACCGTCACCGTGGAGACCTCCGAGGGCTCCCGCGAGGTCACCGGCAAGAACGTGCTGCTGGCCTCCGGCTCCTACTCCAAGACCCTTCCGGGCCTGGAGCTCGGCGGCCGGATCCTGGATTCCGAGGCCGCCCTGCAGCTCCCGGAGATCCCGAAGAACCCGATCATCCTCGGCGGCGGCGTCATCGGCGTCGAGTTCGCCTCGCTGTGGAAGTCCTTCGGCGCCGAGTCCGTCACCATCATCGAGGGCCTGCCCCACCTGGTCGCCAACGAGGACGAGTCCCTCTCCAAGGCCCTCGAGCGCGCCTTCAAGAAGCGCAAGATCGCCTTCTCCCTCGGCACCTTCTTCGAGAAGGCCGAGCAGACCGACTCCGGTGTCAAGGTCACCCTGGCTGACGGCAAGGAGTTCGAGGGTGACTACCTGCTCGTGGCCGTCGGCCGTGGCCCGAACACCCAGGGCCTCGGGTACGAGGAGCAGGGCATCGAGATGGATCGCGGTTTCGTGATCGTCAACAAGGAGACCCTGGAGACCAACGTCAAGGGCGTCTACGCCGCCGGTGACATCGTCCCCGGTCTGCAGCTGGCCCACCGCGGGTTCCAGCAGGGCATCTTCGTCGCCGAGCAGATCGCCGGCCTCAACCCGCGTCCGATCGTCGAGTCCGGGATCCCGCGCGTCACCTACTGCGAGCCGAACATCGGCTCCGTGGGCCTGACCGAGAAGCAGGCCGCCGAGCAGTTCGGTGAGGACGGCTACTCCACCTACGAGTACAACCTCGGGGGCAACGGCAAGTCCCAGGTGCTGGGCACCAGCGGCTTCGTGAAGCTGATCCGCGAGAAGGACGGCCCGGTCGTCGGCATCCACATGATCGGCTCGCGCATGTCCGAGCAGATCGGTGAGGCCCAGCTGATCGTCAACTGGGAGGCCCACCCGGAGGACGTCGCCGCGCTGATCCACGCGCACCCGACCCAGAACGAGGCCATGGGCGAGGCGCACCTCGCTCTGGCCGGCAAGCCGCTGCACTCGCACGCCTGA
- the sucB gene encoding 2-oxoglutarate dehydrogenase, E2 component, dihydrolipoamide succinyltransferase, which yields MSETVKMPALGESVTEGTVTRWLKSVGDTVEVDEPLLEVSTDKVDTEIPSPVAGTLEKILVQEDEDAEVGADLAVIGDGSGAEGGSDEGAGEQSAADSSGASEDPAPAPGEGENLADDPTTAPSTEKEPQEQPADGGSEKESISEASSSEGSSGGSASGQEVTLPELGESVTEGTVTRWLKSVGDTVEVDEPLLEVSTDKVDTEIPSPVAGTLLEIRVQEDEEAAVGSVLAIVGDAAAAGSAGGDSEGSAEKAEETSQDEPAATPAEKPAEASDEKAEEKAESKPAETTETKADAKPASAPAPSASQSVSGSQGGSGYVTPIIRRLAAELEVDLSTVTGSGLGGRIRKQDVEKAAEEAKAAQAQQSAQPAAAPSASTPAAATSPAKVEVSPLRGTEQKMSRLRKIVAQRMVESLQTQAQLTTAVEVDMTRIAKLRAAAKDSFAQREGAKLTFLPFIMQAAVEGLKTYPVINAEIDGDVVKYHGVENIGMAADTERGLVVPVIKNAGDLNLAGLARQIGDLGQRAKANKLGPDDLQGATFTITNTGSGGALWDTPIVPNPQVAILGTGTIVKRPAVITTEQGDEVIAIRSIMNLFLSYDHRLVDGADAARFLTFMKKRLEEAAFESELGL from the coding sequence ATGTCCGAGACTGTGAAGATGCCGGCCCTCGGTGAGTCCGTCACCGAAGGCACCGTCACCCGCTGGCTGAAGTCCGTGGGGGACACCGTCGAGGTCGACGAGCCGCTGCTGGAGGTCTCCACCGACAAGGTCGACACCGAGATCCCCTCCCCCGTCGCCGGCACCCTGGAGAAGATCCTGGTGCAGGAGGACGAGGATGCCGAGGTGGGTGCTGACCTCGCCGTGATCGGCGACGGCTCCGGCGCCGAGGGCGGTTCCGACGAGGGCGCGGGTGAGCAGTCCGCCGCCGACTCGTCCGGTGCCTCCGAGGATCCGGCCCCCGCCCCCGGTGAGGGCGAGAACCTTGCCGACGATCCCACCACCGCCCCGTCCACCGAGAAGGAGCCGCAGGAGCAGCCGGCCGACGGCGGTTCCGAGAAGGAGTCGATCTCCGAGGCGTCCTCGTCCGAGGGTTCGTCGGGCGGCTCCGCTTCCGGCCAGGAGGTGACGCTGCCCGAGCTCGGGGAGTCCGTCACCGAGGGCACCGTCACCCGCTGGCTGAAGTCCGTCGGGGACACCGTCGAGGTCGACGAGCCGCTGCTGGAGGTCTCCACCGACAAGGTGGACACCGAGATCCCCTCCCCGGTCGCGGGTACCCTGCTCGAGATCCGGGTGCAGGAGGACGAGGAGGCCGCAGTCGGCTCCGTCCTGGCGATCGTCGGCGACGCCGCGGCGGCCGGGTCCGCCGGTGGCGACTCCGAGGGTTCGGCCGAGAAGGCTGAGGAGACGTCCCAGGACGAGCCCGCTGCGACGCCGGCCGAGAAGCCCGCTGAGGCCTCGGACGAGAAGGCTGAGGAGAAGGCCGAGTCGAAGCCAGCCGAGACGACGGAGACGAAGGCGGACGCGAAGCCCGCGTCGGCTCCGGCCCCGTCGGCCTCGCAGTCGGTCTCCGGTTCGCAGGGCGGCAGCGGTTACGTCACGCCGATCATCCGTCGTCTCGCCGCGGAGCTCGAGGTGGATCTGTCGACCGTCACCGGCTCCGGCCTGGGCGGGCGCATCCGCAAGCAGGACGTGGAGAAGGCCGCCGAGGAGGCGAAGGCCGCCCAGGCGCAGCAGTCGGCCCAGCCGGCCGCTGCCCCGTCGGCGTCCACCCCGGCCGCGGCGACGTCCCCGGCGAAGGTCGAGGTCTCCCCGCTGCGCGGCACCGAGCAGAAGATGTCGCGTCTGCGCAAGATCGTCGCCCAGCGGATGGTGGAGTCCCTGCAGACGCAGGCCCAGCTCACCACCGCGGTCGAGGTCGACATGACCCGCATCGCCAAGCTCCGCGCCGCCGCCAAGGACTCCTTCGCCCAGCGCGAGGGCGCGAAGCTGACCTTCCTGCCGTTCATCATGCAGGCGGCCGTCGAGGGCCTGAAGACCTACCCGGTCATCAACGCCGAGATCGACGGTGACGTGGTCAAGTACCACGGCGTGGAGAACATCGGTATGGCTGCCGACACCGAGCGTGGTCTGGTCGTGCCGGTGATCAAGAACGCCGGCGACCTGAACCTGGCGGGCCTGGCCCGGCAGATCGGCGACCTGGGGCAGCGCGCCAAGGCGAACAAGCTGGGTCCGGACGACCTGCAGGGCGCCACCTTCACGATCACCAACACCGGCTCGGGCGGGGCCCTGTGGGACACCCCCATCGTCCCGAACCCGCAGGTCGCCATCCTCGGCACCGGCACGATCGTGAAGCGCCCCGCCGTGATCACGACCGAGCAGGGTGACGAGGTCATCGCGATCCGCTCGATCATGAACCTGTTCCTCTCCTACGACCATCGCCTGGTCGACGGCGCCGACGCGGCTCGCTTCCTCACCTTCATGAAGAAGCGGCTCGAGGAGGCGGCCTTCGAGAGCGAGCTCGGGCTCTGA
- the lipB gene encoding lipoyl(octanoyl) transferase LipB — MLDIIRLGFSEPVPGGDRHEEFGLPPGPVEYRRGWDLQREIHADVLAGRRPDTFLLLEHQAVYTAGKMTKDHERPRDHAPVVDVDRGGKITWHGPQQLVGYPIVRLPAPVNVVGFVRALERTLIEVCARFGVPSEPVEGRSGVWVRRPGEEDRKIAAIGMRVSKRTTMHGFALNCANDLSWAQNVIPCGIDDAGVTSLSSETGRDIRVADVLEVIDEPLRRLVADRTAGRDEQDAAARGAGHAA, encoded by the coding sequence ATGCTCGACATCATCCGACTCGGCTTCTCGGAGCCCGTTCCCGGCGGCGATCGGCATGAGGAGTTCGGGCTGCCTCCGGGCCCTGTCGAGTACCGCCGCGGCTGGGATCTCCAGCGTGAGATCCATGCGGACGTCCTCGCCGGTCGCCGGCCCGACACCTTCCTGCTGCTGGAACATCAGGCGGTGTACACGGCGGGGAAGATGACGAAGGACCACGAGCGACCCCGGGACCACGCCCCGGTGGTGGACGTCGACCGTGGCGGGAAGATCACCTGGCACGGCCCGCAGCAGCTGGTCGGCTACCCCATCGTGCGGCTGCCCGCGCCGGTGAACGTGGTCGGGTTCGTGCGCGCTCTCGAGCGGACCCTGATCGAGGTGTGCGCCCGGTTCGGTGTGCCGAGCGAGCCGGTGGAGGGCCGCAGCGGGGTGTGGGTGCGACGACCCGGTGAGGAGGACCGCAAGATCGCCGCGATCGGCATGCGGGTCTCCAAGCGCACGACGATGCACGGTTTCGCTCTGAACTGCGCCAACGACCTCTCGTGGGCGCAGAACGTGATCCCCTGCGGCATCGACGACGCCGGTGTGACGAGCCTCAGTTCTGAGACCGGCCGCGACATCCGCGTGGCCGATGTGCTCGAGGTGATCGACGAGCCGCTGCGCCGGCTGGTGGCCGACCGCACTGCCGGGCGTGATGAGCAGGATGCCGCAGCACGCGGCGCCGGTCACGCCGCCTGA
- the lipA gene encoding lipoyl synthase: protein MTIAPEGRRMLRVEARNAETPIERKPDWIRTRAVMGSEYTAMKKRVHSQGLHTVCEEAGCPNIYECWEDREATFLIGGNTCTRRCDFCDIATGKPMPLDPLEPMKVAKNVQEMGLRYSTVTGVARDDLPDGAAWLFAETCRQIHAVNPGTGVELLIDDIKGNANALQQVFEAQPEVFAHNLETVPRIFKQIRPAFRYERSLDVIRMAKDAGMITKSNLILGMGERDDEVLESLQALHDAGCDIITITQYLRPSKLHHPIDRWVKPEQFLEFSHAAEEIGFLGVMAGPMVRSSYRAGRLWAQAMKKLGREIPENLRHLDQDQPAHQEAASVVARRAAAAAS from the coding sequence GTGACGATCGCCCCGGAGGGACGCCGGATGCTGCGCGTGGAGGCGCGCAACGCCGAGACCCCGATCGAGCGCAAGCCGGACTGGATCCGCACGCGCGCCGTCATGGGCAGTGAGTACACCGCGATGAAGAAGCGCGTGCACTCCCAGGGCCTGCACACCGTGTGCGAGGAGGCGGGCTGTCCCAACATCTACGAGTGTTGGGAGGACCGCGAGGCCACCTTCCTCATCGGCGGTAACACCTGCACCCGGCGCTGCGACTTCTGCGACATCGCCACCGGCAAGCCCATGCCGCTGGACCCGCTGGAGCCGATGAAGGTCGCCAAGAACGTGCAGGAGATGGGTCTGCGCTACTCCACCGTGACCGGTGTGGCCCGTGACGACCTTCCCGACGGCGCCGCCTGGTTGTTCGCGGAGACCTGCCGCCAGATCCACGCGGTGAACCCCGGCACCGGGGTGGAGCTGCTGATCGATGACATCAAGGGCAACGCCAACGCCCTGCAGCAGGTGTTCGAGGCCCAGCCCGAGGTGTTCGCCCACAACCTCGAGACCGTGCCGCGGATCTTCAAGCAGATCCGCCCGGCCTTCCGGTACGAGCGGTCTCTCGACGTGATCCGCATGGCCAAGGACGCCGGCATGATCACCAAGTCGAACCTGATCCTGGGCATGGGCGAGCGCGACGACGAGGTGCTGGAGTCGCTGCAAGCCCTGCACGATGCCGGCTGCGACATCATCACCATCACCCAGTACCTGCGGCCCTCGAAGCTGCACCATCCGATCGACCGCTGGGTCAAGCCCGAGCAGTTCCTCGAGTTCTCCCACGCCGCCGAGGAGATCGGCTTCCTCGGGGTCATGGCCGGCCCGATGGTGCGCTCCTCGTACCGTGCCGGGCGCCTGTGGGCGCAGGCGATGAAGAAGCTGGGGCGGGAGATCCCCGAGAACCTGCGCCATCTCGATCAGGATCAGCCCGCCCACCAGGAGGCCGCCAGCGTCGTGGCACGCCGCGCCGCCGCCGCAGCCTCCTGA
- a CDS encoding DUF4191 domain-containing protein, translating into MARKDSSARPTDRTGRAARPTDRTGRAARPTDRTGRAARPTDRTGRSRAGSTAAPTVAPKGRIRKMIEVYKFTQATEPSTLPWMVGAFLIPVIVLTLLTLLIFDSLWYGLLVGIMIGLLAALTALARRAERAAYSRIAGQKGAALAAMQSIRRGWNVEQEPAQIDPRSQDMIFRASGRAGVALVGEGSSARTLKLLDKERSRVARLLPNVPIHQILVGDGPDEIPVHKLAGYMTRMKPTLTKHEAGEVARRLQAMPNPIRQAIPKGIDPQRARPSRRALRGR; encoded by the coding sequence ATGGCCCGCAAGGACTCCTCTGCCCGCCCCACCGATCGGACCGGCCGCGCCGCCCGCCCCACCGATCGGACCGGCCGCGCCGCCCGCCCCACCGATCGGACCGGCCGCGCCGCCCGCCCCACCGATCGGACGGGTCGCTCCCGCGCCGGCAGCACCGCCGCGCCGACCGTCGCCCCCAAGGGCCGCATCCGTAAGATGATCGAGGTGTACAAGTTCACCCAGGCCACCGAACCGTCCACCCTGCCGTGGATGGTCGGCGCGTTCCTGATCCCGGTGATCGTCCTGACCCTGCTGACACTGCTGATCTTCGACAGCCTCTGGTACGGGTTGCTGGTCGGCATCATGATCGGTCTGCTCGCGGCCCTCACGGCGCTGGCCCGGCGCGCGGAACGCGCGGCGTACTCCCGGATCGCCGGCCAGAAGGGCGCCGCCCTCGCGGCCATGCAGTCCATCCGCCGTGGCTGGAACGTGGAGCAAGAGCCCGCACAGATCGATCCGCGCAGCCAGGACATGATCTTCCGTGCCTCCGGCCGGGCGGGTGTGGCCCTGGTCGGTGAGGGCAGTTCCGCCCGCACTCTCAAGCTGCTCGACAAGGAGCGCTCCCGCGTCGCACGGCTGCTGCCGAACGTGCCGATCCACCAGATCCTGGTGGGCGACGGCCCCGATGAGATCCCCGTGCACAAGCTGGCCGGCTACATGACACGTATGAAGCCGACCCTGACCAAGCATGAGGCCGGGGAGGTGGCGCGGCGTCTGCAGGCCATGCCCAACCCGATCCGTCAGGCGATCCCCAAGGGCATCGACCCGCAGCGGGCCCGTCCGAGCCGCCGGGCCCTGCGCGGCCGCTGA